A portion of the Zymoseptoria tritici IPO323 chromosome 8, whole genome shotgun sequence genome contains these proteins:
- a CDS encoding 60S ribosomal protein L39, with product MPSHKSFRTKQKLAKAQKQNRPIPQWIRLRTGNTIRYNAKRRHWRKTRIGI from the exons ATGCCT TCCCACAAATCGTTCCGCACCAAGCAGAAGCTTGCCAAAGCGCAGAAGCAGAACCGACCCATCCCTCAGTGGATCCGCCTGAGGACTGGCAACACCATCCG ATACAACGCGAAGAGGAGACATTGGCGCAAGACTCGCATCGGTATCTAA